From Mercenaria mercenaria strain notata chromosome 17, MADL_Memer_1, whole genome shotgun sequence, the proteins below share one genomic window:
- the LOC123537389 gene encoding uncharacterized protein LOC123537389 isoform X2, whose translation MKMAQQTALGKSEAAITAALKNVYFAAKNDLANSMVPELNNLCLKQGVSQISDLKVDAHTTYEHHSSIGEFQEALAGVLVENLQQKLLKSPKFSLMFDESTDTSVSQNLIVYIRSLDYDVFDFATSNTCFLAISSLHRANADAICSKVLQLLSRMSIALATLASQNSQNFRDVHWF comes from the exons ATGAAAATGGCCCAACAGACTGCGCTTGGGAAGAGCGAAGCTGCTATCACTGCTGCGCTaaagaatgtatattttgcagCGAAAAATGATCTTGCCAACTCCATGGTTCCCGAGTTGAACAATCTCTGTCTGAAACAG GGAGTCTCACAGATCAGTGACCTTAAAGTGGATGCCCACACAACATATGAGCATCACAGTAGTATTGGTGAGTTCCAGGAGGCGCTGGCTGGGGTTTTAGTCGAGAATCTACAACAGAAGTTGCTGAAGTCACCAAAGTTCTCACTTATGTTTGACGAATCTACAGACACGTCTGTTTCACAGAATCTGATTGTGTATATTAGATCACTTGACTATGATGTATTTGATTTTGCTACAAGTAATACATGTTTTCTTGCAATTTCTAGTTTGCACAGGGCAAATGCAGATGCTATCTGTTCTAAGGTTCTCCAGCTTCTTtccaggatgtcaattgctctggctactttggctagccagaacagccagaatttccgagatgtccattggttctag